The Oryctolagus cuniculus chromosome 4, mOryCun1.1, whole genome shotgun sequence genomic sequence tggCATTGATTCTAagtttttaaaccaaaataaacttatttcaatttttccacaaTAGTTTTGAAGCACCCTTTATATTGAATTACCCGTGCAACCCAAGGAAAACATCCTACTTAATAATGGTGAATAATCCTTTTAATGTGCAGTTGAATTTGGTGTGCTAGCATGTCACTagggattttgcatctatgttcattgtATATTTtggcctgtaattttcttttcttctagtaACTCTGCCTGACTTTGGTATGAGAGTAATAATGACCTCATAGAATTAATTTGGAAGCTCTTCAATATTTGGgagagtttgagaagaaatggtatcaattcttatttaaatgtttagtgaaatacaacaacaaaatcaaatcaTGCTTTGAGATTTTGATGGGAAATCTTTTATTACtaactaaatatatttatttacttctagTCTGTTCAGATTTCCCATTTCATTATAATCTAGGCTTTGTAGGTTATATATTTCTAggtatttgtcatttcttttagATTATCAAATTTTTGGCATATAATAGGatctgttttctttctatattAGTAGTAATGCCCCcacttttatttctaatttaatttattggtttctctctctttctaatctGTTTTTAGTCTACCAAgatgtttgtcaattttgtttatattttcagaaaaaactAATATAGATTGATTTTTGATTGATCTTGTTTTTGTAGGCAATATctaatttatttctgctctgattttgttttttgttttgataacTCTTTGCTAGTTTGGGGCTGTTTGTTCTTCATTTCCTATATCCCTGTGATGTAATACTAGGTTGTTTATGAAAAACACACAACAGAGAAAGGACCGACTTTGCAATAAATGATGTAAGGAAAATTGGATGCCCACATACAAAGAGGGAAACTCAGTCTGTATCCCaaaccatatataaaaatcaacccaaaatgaATTAATGCCTTAAATGTAAAACCTAAAACTGTgaactactagaagaaaaaagagaagaaaacttcACAAATTGTTTGGGCAATGATTTTATGGAGATAATGCCAAAAGCACAAACAACAAAAGcttaaaaagacaaatgaaattggctcaaactaaaaagctctgcacagcaaatgaaaaattaacataCTGAAGAGATAACTCAAagattgggagaaattattaGCAAACCATAATCTTAAAAGGAgctaatattcaaaatatataagaaacccTACTGAAAAATAAACCATTGAAAAAATGAGCATCCTTCAAATACACATGTCcttaaaagaagacatacaaatagctAAAAGGTCAAGAAAAAGTCTccatatcactaatcatcagaaaaTGTGAATTAAGGCAACAACAAGGTATCATCTCACACTTAGAATGgttgttatcaaaaagacagcaGATATAaagctgatgaggatgtggagaaaaggaaacccttgTACACTATAGTATGAATGTAAATTAGAACAGTCATTGTGAAAAATTGAGGCGGCATGGAgggttcttaaaaacaaaaaagaaaattgctatATGATCCACTAATCCAACTTCCAGGTATATATTAAAAGGAATTATGTCAAAGAGATGTCTGCACGCCCTTGCTCATTACTGCATCATTCACAATACTAACACATGGAATCAATGTAAAAATGgaacatgtaaaaaaaaatgtggtatatagcACAACGTAATATTATTCATCTCTAGCACaggaaaaaaaactttcatttacaCTGACGTGGATGTACTTAGAGGATATTATGCAACatcaaataggaaagaaaaatactgcatgatctcactacATGTGGAGTATAAAAAAACTTAAACTGAGTAAAATGGTGGGTGCTAGGGACTGCAAAAATGAGTCTACAGTGATGTAGAAAGGGAAAATTTTAGTCAGAGTACAAAGGTTCACTGAGATAAGAGTTTTAGTGATAATTTGAACAATATGGTAATCACAGTTAATAACAAtgcattatatatttcaaaatttttaaagagtatatttttaatgttttcactcccccaaattacCTGTATGCAATGTGATATATTCATTAGTGTGATTTACTCattacactatatatatatatgtcaaaacatcacactgtacaatataattatatacaattaatatttctttttagaaaCGATTAATTTTCTAATTGAAAGGTAAACTGAGGAGACtgaggagacaggagagaggagagagggagggagggaagaagaagacGAGagtgagtgacaggaagagagagatcttcttccatttactggttcgaTTCCCAAATATCCTTAATAGCCAGATCTGTGTCAGGCTTAAAGTCAGGATACAAAAGCcacctccaggtatcccacataagtgacagagacccaaggacttggacaaccttctgttgccttcccagacacatttagAGAGATGGATCataggcagagcagcagggactcaaactggtactctaacaggatgctggcattgtaagcagtcGTTTAATCCATGgaaccaaaacaccagccccacaattaTAGCTGTTAGttacaaataaaaagtttttaacatGTAAAAATGTTGTCTAAAACCTAaggattataattttttaaataaatgatctttcattattgtttaaagatttatttatttgtttgaaaggaagttacagagagagagagaggtcttccatcctgattcactctccaaatggccacaacaaccaaggctgggccggaCCAAAGCCCAAAGCCcaaatccaggaattccatccggtttcccatgagggtgcaggggctcaaacacttgggccatctcccactgctttcccaggtgctttagaagggagctgaattggaagtggagcatcagggacatgacctggcacccatatgggataccggcattgaaAGCACCAGCTTAATCCATCaagccacattgctggccctttataacttttaaaatactttttatttatttgaaaagcagagacacacagagacaaatagACATACAcccagatatcttccatctactggtttattcccagaTGCCCATAATGCTCTAGGCTGGGCTAAGTTGTAGCCAGTAGTCCAAAACTCAATCCAattctcccatattggtggcagagacttgagccagcacctacCGCCTtccagcatgcacattagcaggaatttggaattaaaagcagagctaggattcaaacccaggcactccaatatgcaatgtGGCATTCCAGTCAGCAACTttatcactgtgccaaatgcctggccctagAATAttgatttaaactttatttttaaaataaattaataatgttataattttaatttcaaagatgATTTAGATATAAGAGTGTTTTCATACCTCAAGTGTATAAATCTTTGTATAGCTACAAATTTTGAAAGGGTTTGTCAAATGTATAacactctattaaaaaaaaggggggggggtaagAATTTggcttagggccggcgccgcggctcactaggctaatcctccgccttgcagcgccagcacacagggttccagtcccggtcggggtgcaggattctgtcctggttgctcctcttccaggccagctctctgctgtggccagggagtgcagtggaggatggcccaagtgcttgggccctgcaccccatgggagatcaggataagcacctggctcctggctttggattagcgtggtgcgccggccacggcggccattggagggtgaaccaacggcaaaaggaagacctttctttctgtctctttctgtctctctctctcactgtccactctatctgtccaaaaaaaaaaaaaaaccacaacaacaacagaaatgtgCAGAACAGAGAAACTTACAGGATTGAAAGTAGATCAGCAATTGCAACAAGGTTACGCGTAGGGGGGAATGGAGACTGCTGTCAGTGTGAGGTTTCTTATCGGGGTATGGAAAGTATTCAAAAATTAGATAGGGAGATGGTTCTACAACTTCTTTATTTCACCAATACAAAACACAGAATTAACCTTATGGCATTACAATATCAAGTAATTAATTATAGTTTCTAAATGTGAATGTGCTTTTATATACGCCGATTTTTCACAGTTGTGAAGATTTTCTAggctacaattttaaaaataaaaatattaggggcaagcatttggcaaagcagttaagatactggttgtTGAGGCAGCCGCATCTCATTTTGGAGTCcttgggttcaagacctggctcactcttaattccagcttcccgctaccACACAACCTGCACAGCAGCAAGGGatagctcaggtggttgggtccctgatacccacatgagagatctagaCTGAATTCCTGGACCCAATCTGGCTTGATCCAGTCCCagtcatttcaggcatttggggagtgaatcagaggataagagctctttctctctctctctctctctctctctgtctttctggctctctaataaataagtaaaaattttaaagtgaagtATTAGTTTGTTTTACATATCAAATACTGCATACAATGTAATTCTTCAAAATGATTTAATTATAGATAAGATGTCAGTTACGTCTATGGACTCATTAGTGTCACTCAGAAATCAATATATAGTTTAGAAATGATTATTTAATGGGCAAATTaatgaatatattataaaaaaagatttattggggctagctctatggtgtagtaggttaaacctccacctatggtgccagcatcctatatgggtgctggttcatgtccctgctactccatttcccatccaactttctgcttatggcctgggaaagcagtggaggatggctcaatttttcttgggtccctgaacccacatgagagacccagaagcagctcctgactcctggctttaggtcaGCCCCAATCCAGCCATGccaccatttggggtgtgaaccagtgaatggaagatacctctctctctctctctctctctctctctctcactgtgtctgtctctccctatctctgtaactctgcctgacaaagtgagacagacatacagagagaggagagacagaaagagatcttccatccactggttcacgctccaagtggctgtaatggccagggctaggcaaggctgaagccaggatccaggagcttcatctgggtctcccatatgggtgcaggtgcccaaacacttgcagccaccttctgctgctctcccaggcacattagcagggagctggatcagaagttgagcagccagcactcaaatatgggattcATGCATCACAAATGGGGGCTTAATctgctaaaccacaatgctggctccatgaatatatttttaaaggagaatTAATGGGGGCCAGTACTTGGTgcatgggttaagcctccacctcccatatgggtgccagttcaagttccggctgttcttcttatgatccagctctctgctatagcttgggaaagcagcaggagacgacccaagtgctttggcgcctgcacccacatgggcaacttggaagaagctcctcgctcaaggctcctgccttcagattggcccagctcatatcattgagccatttggggagaaaatcagcaaatggaagacctttctctctgtctctccgtctctccatctgtaactctgtcaaataaaaaataatctaatttttaaaaagataattaatgaATGTAATAAGATGTTTCCATGAATAAGTTTTTGAATTATcaaattagaaatttaatttcTGGGGCAAGAAtttgacctagtagttaagacacaggTAAGAACACCTGCATTCCTTATCATGGTACCAGAATTCAATAcctatttctggctcctgattccagtttgtTGCTAAagtggaccctgggagacagcaatgaggctcaagtagttgggccttgAAACCCATGTAGGAAACTGGGGAAAACATAATTGAGTTCAGGTTTTCCAAGATTTGAATGGGAGAGATTCAGtagataggatttcttttttttttttttttttttttttttttcaacaggcagagtggacagtgagagagagagagacagagagaaaggtcttcctttgccattggttcaccctccaatggccactgcggccggcacgctgtggccagcgcgcctcgcctatccgaaggcaggagccaggtgcttctcctggtctcccatggggtgcagggcccaagcacctgggccatcctccactgcactcccaggccacagcagagagctggcctggaagggggcaaccgagacagaatccggtgccccgactgggactagaacccgttgtgccggtgccgcaaggcggggcattagcctactgagccgcggcgctggctaagtATTTAGGATTTTACACTactctctcttactgtcttgctcttctctttctgtctctcaaataaataaataatttttaacattttaattaatttattttatttttatttgaaagagattttattggaaagacaatgATAAAGACAGAGGTCTTgaatacactggtttactcctgaaatgcacAAAATTTTGGGGGCTAGCCAGTCTaataccaggagcctggaactcagtccagctctcccaagtggatggcagagatccaagtactttaaccatcacctactgctctCCAgtatacacattagcaggaagctggaatcagcaatAAATCTgtaacttgaatccaggcactctgatatggcatgtgggagaccaagtgatatcttaactgctaagcctaATTTGTgatctgtgtttttctttcactAAACGCAATCAATAATTCACCATGACTATAAAAATTTGAGAGTTGAGATACTGAAAAAGTCCcaacttaaaaaattataatcGTATAGAGAATTCTAAATTGTTCAACTTTAAGCTATTTTTACATTTGCATTATATGTTGActacacataatttaaaaatatgatttgtcaattgttcattttccatttcaattctttttttaacttaaatcCATTTAATTTTTAGACTACCTATATGACAATGTTTTTTCCCTTATAAACAATGCTTCCACTCCAAGTAAATCATGGTCAAAATAATCAAGACCTCAAGGTAACCTCAGTCTAATTTCTTGTAAGTCATGTTGTTGTATGGATGACAAAGAGCAGCTAGTTATAATGAGCAGTGATAGATACAAAGTAATTGCCAATTTTGTTATCATTCTTCCATTTCCAAACCATCCTTAAAGAAAATCAGTGGGGTCACACCAACCTAATGGTAGTCCAGCCGAGCAACCATACTGTCTGGATTCATATTTTCACTAATAGAGAActggtcattttttaaattagcaaGGCTGTGCTTGATTTGTTCTGCAATCCCCATCATAAAAGGTTTTACTCCTTCTGCTCTCTGTTCTTCTTGCCTGCCTTTGATTGATTTCGTGTAATCTTTGATACAGTTCTTGTAGGCTTCTTTTGTGAAGTTGGTTCCCTGCAGGTGACGGTTCATGACAATAACAACACTAGTAATGATAGTGCTTTCAGTACCTGCACCCTTGGGCCCTTGGTCTGAGGTATTTCCACCAACAATGGAATCATCGATGTTACCCTCTGTCCTACTGACCATCTCCCCCTTCACCTCCACGCACAGACCACTTGCAACTTCCTAGAGCCTGTAAATGTTGGAGAACATTTCATGGTGGCTGCTGAGTTCCCAGTAGATTATCATGATGGCTGCTGGAAGGAGACAATGGTGGCACTAGCTTCGCAGGAACCACTCGGCTCCAttcctgttccagctccctgctaatggcctgggaaaagaagcagcaggtggctcaagtgtttggccccctgccaatcatgtgggggacctgaatggagtgcttggctcctggctttggctgtgatcagtcctggccattttggccatctggggagtgacccagtggattggagacctctccctctctctcagtaattctgactttcaaataaatggataaatcttgacacacacacacacacacacacacacacacacacaaagagagagagagagagagagagggagggagggagagagactggtAAAAATGAAGTATTGGAAAGGATATGGAATGGAGTAAGAAGATGATGACAATGTAAAACAGTACGCTAGAAAACTACTTGGTCAttctttataaagttaaataTACCTCTACACCAAATCCATAAATTGTAGTCATTAATATTcccccaagaaaaataaaaccatatggCCACACTCAGCCTCATATAAGCATAGTTGtagtagctttatttttaataccCAAGATTAGAGACAACTCAAAGTCTATCACTTTCAACTTCTGAATTTTTGCACATATCGTTCCCTCTGCCTTAAAAGGGGTTCAATCCTTCTTTTCAACTGGAAATCTACTCCTCAACTCTACAAGATGCTAGAATTTACATCTTGCAAGGAAGCTGCCCCTGACTTGCTTAAAATGTAGGATACGTTTTTTCCTAAGGGATCTTACAGTCCGTGTATTTCCTATTGTTGTATATTTTCTATATAGGGCTAGAAATGTCTGTTAATGTCTAATCATCTAAGAAATGGTACTATTTGGTACTTTGTTGCTGAATCCTTAGTGTTCAGAACCATTCATTCATACAACAAATAGTTTTGAGTAACTACTATAGGCCAAGCAATAGTTCTGCCTGGaggaatttaatttttcaatagGAGGTACAGTAAGTtcttaataagtatttatttaatagatCAGTACatatgaaaagaatttaaaatcaaGTAAAGTAGAGTGGCTACACTCAAAAGAATATGCTAAATTCACAGCAGTTTAACaaaatcaataatatttttaGCCAAAACAg encodes the following:
- the LOC127493958 gene encoding translationally-controlled tumor protein-like, with protein sequence MVSRTEGNIDDSIVGGNTSDQGPKGAGTESTIITSVVIVMNRHLQGTNFTKEAYKNCIKDYTKSIKGRQEEQRAEGVKPFMMGIAEQIKHSLANLKNDQFSISENMNPDSMVARLDYH